TGGCTGCTTCTTGAGCCGTGGTTCCTTTTTAAGAAAAGCTGTGCAAgaagtacaaaataaaatattaactaCATCATGAACCTTCACAAAAATATACTAAAACTACCTTGATATTGCAGACGTTTTAAAGAATTTCTTAACAAGCCACAGGGAAAACATTAATCTTCAGATGTTCACAACAAGATTTCCTCATCTTGCAGCCCAGTAAATTGTCACTTGGTAGACTGCAGATAGTTAAGATTTATCATTATTGACCACATTCAAAATTTGTGTAGACAAATATATAGGACAGTCTCAACTTTTCTCACAATAAAGCAATGAGATACTATACAATGTAATTCAGTATGACTGAAATAATATCCTTGATCCAATGAACTCCAAAATCTAATAATGTAGTATAAATTGAATAAAATACTGAAGGAGCTATTGAAGGTATTACATGATAAATTACTTGTTAAATATCATAATCTGATACCTTTACCAGTGCACAGGTAACACTAACTGCTCAACATGAAGACAGATGGAAAAGCACTTTCCTGTGTAAACCCTACTTTAAGTATATCTAACATTCAAAAATCGAAAATAGCAAACCGTATCCAGAGATTAAAATGAAAGCTCAATAATTTGACTATTTTAACAACAAGTgttaaaactgaaatgaaacaaaaaacagcCTATCACAATTAGACTGCAGAGCCAACAAGACCTCATGATGTTTTTACTCTTGTAACTTTACCAGGTTAAGTAATACATACCcgttctttcatttttcagaggCTGGTTGtcaatatttctaaaaataaaaagagaatttagaatttttcaAGAAACTTGTATGATGACAAACACCTGTGAATCAAGAATCGTCATCACCAAAACTCTCACGCAACGACTTTTCAAGCATAATGGGGACAGGGTGCTAGCGAGGGCCCTTAGCCTGGTGTCCTGAGATATGCTGGCTACATtgcagcacacttgaagtcttacAGAGATAAGCCAGATGCTCCTGAGGTAACAGaggccaacagggaaacaccagtgaaataccttaAATGAATTAAGGAGTTTTTCTCTAAGAAGGTGACCCAGCCAACAGAAAGAAGAGCCTCTACCGCAATGCACACCAACAGGGGCGAAAAACAGGAGttggaagccactgtgctgctagaaagctatgacctagctggcattactgaaacttggtgggacaaatcccatgactgcagtgtggctatcgatggctacagactgttcagaagggacaggcaaggaaggggaGGTGGAGGCGTAGCCCTCTATGTCAAGAAAttgatacagtgtgaagagctgtccctgaagaacgcCCACGAGCAGGCtgaatcaagaagagtgtggccagcaggacgagggaggttctccttcccctctacactgccctggtgaggcctcacctggagtactgtgtccagttctgggctccccagttcaagaaagatgaagagctactggagagagtccagcggagggctacgaggatggtgaggggactggagcatctcccctacgaggagaggttgagggaactgggcttgttcagcctgaagaagagaaggctgcgaggggaccttataaatgcctacaaatatctgaagggtgggtgtgaggaggatggggccaagctcttttcagtggtgcccagtgacaggacaaggggcaatgggcacaaattgaggcacaggaagttccgtctgaacatgaggaagaacttcttccctctgagggtgaaggagcactggcacaggctgcccagggaggttgtggagtctccttctctggagatattcaagacccgcctggacaaggtcctgtgcagcctgctgtaggtgaccctgcttcggcaggagggttggactagatgacccacagaggtcccttccaacccctactactactattctgtgattctgtgaaagcttatgggtaagaattagagaccgaggcaacaaagggaaccttgtggttggtgtgcGCTACAGGCctcctgatcaaggggagcctattgaCGAAGACTTCTTCCTCCAGCCAGGGGAGGCATTGCACTCACAAGCTCTTGTCCTGCcaagggacttcaaccaccccaacatctgctggaaaagtggcacagcaagctgtaggcaattcAGGAGACGGAGTGTATAGCAAATAACTTCTTAGGCCAGGTAACAGCCCTGCCAGAGGGGATGggatactggacctgatggtcaccaatgcaagtgaacTACTCAGTGAtttcaagactggaggcagcctgggctgtggtgatcatgcactggtggagttcacagtcctgaggcaTAAGGGTCAGGCGAAGAGTGAAGTcaagaccctgaattttaggaaaacaaaCTTCCAGCCCTTCAAGGACTTGGTCAATAGGACCCCCTGCGAAACAGTCCTCAggacaagagagcagaacagagctggcagatggttaaggatgctttccatagagcacaagagctctcagtccccatgTGTAAgtaatcaggaaaggaaggcaaagagACTaacatggctgagtcgagacctgctggccaaactaaagagcaagagggaacttcacaggcagtggaagcagggacaggtatcttgggaaaaGTACAGGGACGCTGCCCAGTTATGTAGGGAGGGCGTCAGGGAGGCCAAGGcacggctggagctgaacttgtcaAGGGATGCAAACAATAGTAAGCAGGGCtttacaggtatgtcagccagaaaaggaaggtcacaGAAAGTGTACACCATCCTCTCCCTGataagcaagactggcaaactagTAACGACGGACaagaagaaggctgaggtactcaacaacttttttgcctcagtcttcactggcaacctctcttcccacacctctcgagtggatgccctgcaagacagggactgggggagcaaagcccctcccactctaagagaagatcaggttcacgaccacctgaggaacctgaacgtgcATAAGTCTATGagacctggtgagatgcatcccagaggcctgagggaactggctgatgtcactgcaaaGCCACTCTCCCtaatatctgaaaggtcatggcagtcaggtgaagtacctggtgactggaggaagggaaacatcgcacccatttttaaaaaaggtagaaacaaggaacctgggaactactgacctgtcagcttcacctctgtgccAGGGGAGATCATGGAAGAGATTGATACCcagaaatgtaaaatttccacttactagagtgattgtaattaaacttaagtagattcttgctgttttgagaagacaggaaagctctaagatagtctcctaaataatgttatttggacagcccagccttgggagggcagatgcaccaagctacagagataaagaggcaccaagagggcaacaagaccagagcaaaacaacctggaaggacacgatGTACGTGATCTTAGCAccgagtttgcgcagaaacaaaggtcaaccagtggacactgtgatgaagagtataaGCTTTCATCTTAAGATCCCCAAAGACCACTCggggacactaacagacatgagTGAGAGACATTAACACATGCCAActcgttcttggaaaagccatgaatatgctaagcatttctcggaaatataatgaatatgtgtattgtgattgtatttaacctgaaatgacagggtgtttggtgcacacatttggaggagagatccctcgTGTGCCCTGTGCGGTAATAAAGAacacctgcttaatagccctctgactattgagtcttcgattctggcttttcacggcatcaagatcctcctagaagctatgctaaggcacatggaggacaggaaggtgattcgagacagccggcatggcttcaccaagggcaagtcccgcCTGACTAACGTAGTGGcattctatgatggtgtgactgcatcagtgggtACAGGATGAGCTACAAATGCCACctgtctggatttctgtaaggcctttgtcATGGTCCTCcagaacatccttctctctaaattggagagatatggatttgatggtgGGGATGAACATAGTGGGATGGTGGGGATGAACATAGTGGGATGGTGGGGATGAACATAGTGGGATgaactgcaccctcagcaagtttgcagatgacaccaagctgaggggtgcagtcgacatgcctgagggatgggatgccatccagagggacctggacaagctagagaagtgggcctgtgtgaacctcatgaggttcaacaaggccaagtgcaaggtcctgcacctgggtcggggcaacccctgctgtcAATTGAGAACAGTCCGGCCGGGaagtacttgggggtactggtggatgaaaagctggacatgagacaCCAgtatgtgcttgcagcccagaaagccgaccataacctgggctgcatcaaaagcagcgtggccagcagggtgagggaggtgattctgcccctctactctgctctggtgagaccccacctggagtcctgcatccagctctggagcccccagcacaggaaagagatggagctgttggagcagttccagaggagggccacagaaatgatccaagggctggagcatctctcctgtgaggacaggctgagagagttgaggttgctcaccctggagaagagaaggctccaagaagactttattgtggcctttcagtacttacggGGGGcttaaaagaaagctggagagggactttttacaagggcctgtagcaACAGGGCAAGGgctaatgattttaaaataaaagagggtagatttggactagacataaggaagaaattttttacagtaggggtggtgaaatactggcacaggttgcccagagaggtggtagatgccccatcctggaaacattcacggtcaggttggacggggctctgagcaacctgatctagtggaaggtgtccctgcctatggcaggggggttggactagatgacctttaaaggtgccttcaaCCCAAACTATTATATGATTTTATAACATGCAAAACCCTTACGTATTGTTTCCTTTTGTTaataaagaagtaaaaatagAGGTATTCAGTAGTGATTTAATTTGGATGCAGGTTTAGTTAGGAATCCTATGTATATGGCAGTGCTAATGTGAATAGGAAAAATATACAAGTGtgaagaaaacacaagaaaactgCACAATAATTTATGTGAAAGTGTTCTAAGCTGTAATTGGCTGAAATTCTCCTTGTTTGGTAAGGGCTACTAAAAAATCACAACTTCCATTACTGAGGAGGCGGGAGGAAATGGGACAGCAACATGGGGAAAAGGTTTACCTTCTCTTTTGAGATTTCTGATTAGAGCTGGACAAAGAACTGCAGAACATTGATTCTATCTTGCTTGCTTTTGCATGTCGCTTTCCTTCTTCCATGACCGAATCTTGTACTGTCCCGGGGactgtgttcttttctttcttcgcTAAGTTTTTCTGAAGTCTatccttttcttttgctgaagaAAGACTACTAACTGCtgctatctttttctttcttttaccttTGCCAATGAAGAAATCATCATCGCTGTCACTGTCAGAATCTGATGACTCGTTATAAAACCTCTCTTCAGTACTATCATCAAAGTACTCCTCTTCATTAGGATGTTCCTGGTCACTGTCATCATTAAGTATTTGTTTTATTGCATTTAATTTGTTCATGctcatattttctttccttttttgataGCCATGTTTCTTTCCTGTTCTATTCTGAGTGACTGCTTGCATTTCTACTGCCTGAAATGAAGATTCTTCTGGAGCAGATACTCTCTCCACTGCCACAGTTTTCTGCTCAGATTGACTCTCACAATCTTCTTCCGCCACCCCGTCAGTTTCTATTTTCCTACTCATTTTTGCTTTGTCTTCACATCCTTGCTGTTTTTGAGCTAGTTTAAGAGCTTGGTCATCCAAATTGCTATTGATATGTTGCACTGATTTAAGCTGTTCTTCTGACGTAGCCTTTTTTGAAGAAGTGGCTTCGGCTGGGTTCTTTCTTGCATCCTGAAAAGCTTTTACAGCAGCTATAGAAGGggcagaagaaaaatcttttgttGCAGCTACACATGAGTTTACATAAgttattttaatataataaaacATTTATGCAAGTTAAATATGTTGTAGTGAGTAAGCACATTTTGAATGTCTTTATCAATCATTTCTGAACACATGGGGCAAGAAATACCTTACAGTACAGCATCAACAAAAAGTGAGGAAAAGAACGTGAAACTATTACCAAGTGAATACACTGTTAAAATTGGGTTTAACTGTGAActtctctttcagaaaataaTCTGCAGCTGATACCCATGTCAATTTAGGGCATTACTTTGTGTGTAAAAACTGCAAATAGTAAATTGCTTAGATATAAATAAATTGATATCTGACTTGCTCTCTGTTATTAACAAAGTTACTTTATTACTAGGACTTGACCCTTTTTAACATCACTTTTAGTtggaaaatttaaatttaaagagAACGGGAGATAACCTAAAGAACCAGGAAAGATTCTCTAAGGATTCTGGGGACAGTTTCCAGGGAGTATTACGTGAGTCACTTGCAAAACCTTTTAGCTGCCTTTGGAAACCTAGTTGCAATGTTGTAACGCTCCTCTTACCTTTGCATCTGCAAGTTACTGTGCCCACTGGCAGTTCACTTCTATTTAATTTAGAGACACTCCATTACATCCATTCGATTTTTAGAGTTCCCATTATGAGCCCTGTTTGTCCTACACCCTATATCTTAAATGACATATAGCATACTGTCACATATAAGCCCATTTCAGCCACTATGACTACAAGCTTGTGACACTTGGTTCACTGCAGCTAGTTGAGGTAGTTACAGgagcttttcatttttcacttttctttttatactGGTTGTTCATGTCAGGAATATACAGGAACAACGTAACACACCAGTAAGCTACTGAAGTCACAAACAAGTTAATATAATGTTTCATACCTTTAAGTTCAACAAATTTGGGTTTCAAGATGCGATGTATCGCAAGTCTTGCAATGGCTCGCTCAGTTGCAGTACAATTTGGCTatacaaaataaattcaaaggCATGAAGTCAATAGAATGGTGAGTACTTGTACAGGTCTGTATCAGTTATGCTACAATGCATACTAATGTGATTCTGGACTACAAACAACAAGAGGAAAAGCTTATGACACTATCATATTtgaatgtttcttattttttctgtattactgTCATTCTAAATGAGGAAAAATCAGACTGCCCAAACATTAACAGAAACGTAACAGACACGTAAATCTGCTATTTCTCTGGTACTGAATAGGGAtaacatgatttttattttgaaagcataCCAGACACATTTTTCAAAGTTAACACGCTGAATTTACATTCACTGTTTCTTACACACGCAAAGCAAATCCATGAACCTCCTGAATAAAGAACATCCTACTGGTAGAAGGCATTCTTCATGAAGGAATACAGCAGCTTGCAATAAGTGCAGTACGGATGCCATAAAAGTAGGCAAAATGACATAGCAGGTATTGAAGGAATATACATGAAATTTGGTTGACAGGCAAGGTCTAAGCTGATCTTAAAGACAAACAACCTTGAATTTGATCTGGTAGAATACTGGAGCTCTGTAAGCTGATTCAAAGAACAAATATGATCTTCAtgttttaatttgaagaaaaaggagaaaagtagGAATTGCTTCCACCTCCAACTTCCTCTTTTATATATTAGAAGTCACAGGTACAACACATTGTAAAAGCCATCTCATTTTCAGGTTCTTGTCATGACTCTGCTTGAATAACAAAATGAGAGGTTTCTTAGACTTGCTCAAAGACAGCTTTGTCTTACTTTTTTTGAAGGGCAGGAAAGGGGGTGCAACAAGCTTGTAAAACACAAATTTAGCAGGAAGATTTTTTAAAGCCTGCAGTGGAATttgggaaagaggagaaaagacacaCCTCTATCCCTCCATCCTAGTGGTACTGTAATTGATATATGTCTAAATTATTGCTACCTGCAATCTGAGCTATATGCTACAGGAAGTACTACTGCAGAAGCCACCCAAACCAACAGATGATGAGACTTGTAAAGAACCGGGCAAGTGGCCCGTGACCGAACCTGAGCTGGTGCCCAGCAACTCAACACAACACGCTGCCTCTCCCGTCCTGAGCAACTACtgcaacagatggagcccaagtcACAGGTATGTAAATGGCAGGGAATAAGGAGATTGCACTGGCTCTGCCCTGAGAGTGAACCTTCTCCACAGCAGTCaagatgctgctgtgctttggatttgtgactaaaacatcttaaaaatgaGTTGGTAACACCCCAGTggtttagttattgctgagcagtgcttgcacagcatcaaggctttctctgcTTCTCACTCTACCCTCCCAATAAGCAGGcagggggtgggcaagaggttgggaagGAATCCAAAAGGATATTCCATTCCATATCAAGTTGTGCTCCACAATAAGAGctcaaggaaaggaaaaggaaaggaaggatgtttgtggttatggcatttgtcttcccaagtaaccattatgtgaaatgaagccctgctttctggGATGTGGCTAAACATCTGCccgctgatgggaagtagtgaataaatTCCTTATTCTCCTTTGGTTGCACACATAGCTTTGTTTCACTTATtgaattgtctttatctcaagccacgAGTTTTTCTCACTTTCTCCATCCTGTGGGTgtggggtgagcgagcagctgttggggacttagttgctggctggggtcaaaCCACGACAAAAACACCACCCAATAATCAGCAACGCATGTTTAAAGTATCTGATTTGCTTGACACAGGAGTGTGCAGTGGGGAATCTTAGTTGCTCACATGTACATCTTCTTCCAGCAGAATTATGCTACTTAGTATAAACAGTTGTTTATTCATTGCATAAAGATAGATGGACACTTCAAACCAACTACTCGTGTAGGAGAATTTCTTTCAGTGCTTTAGTCTGAAggaaacagagcagaagaaaagactACAGCTACAGCAGAGCCCGTACTTCTAAACACAGAAACATTTAATTGGTTTGCAAAGTGTGAATCTTGTTCCTCAACCAATGCAAAGCAAATaccat
This DNA window, taken from Opisthocomus hoazin isolate bOpiHoa1 chromosome Z, bOpiHoa1.hap1, whole genome shotgun sequence, encodes the following:
- the SRFBP1 gene encoding serum response factor-binding protein 1 isoform X1; this translates as MAPVLNLNNEVVKMRKDVKKARVLTIRRLTRHIGKLKLKKGSEDMKLKNQKRVERLIEEIHAMKAIKPDEVTRLGLRTEVNFDSVCRKPNCTATERAIARLAIHRILKPKFVELKAAVKAFQDARKNPAEATSSKKATSEEQLKSVQHINSNLDDQALKLAQKQQGCEDKAKMSRKIETDGVAEEDCESQSEQKTVAVERVSAPEESSFQAVEMQAVTQNRTGKKHGYQKRKENMSMNKLNAIKQILNDDSDQEHPNEEEYFDDSTEERFYNESSDSDSDSDDDFFIGKGKRKKKIAAVSSLSSAKEKDRLQKNLAKKEKNTVPGTVQDSVMEEGKRHAKASKIESMFCSSLSSSNQKSQKRRNIDNQPLKNERTAFLKKEPRLKKQPFAEAAGIKCDNKKARLEQPLHPSWEASKRRREQMSQITAFQGKKIIFDD
- the SRFBP1 gene encoding serum response factor-binding protein 1 isoform X2, encoding MAPVLNLNNEVVKMRKDVKKARVLTIRRLTRHIGKLKLKKGSEDMKLKNQKRVERLIEEIHAMKPNCTATERAIARLAIHRILKPKFVELKAAVKAFQDARKNPAEATSSKKATSEEQLKSVQHINSNLDDQALKLAQKQQGCEDKAKMSRKIETDGVAEEDCESQSEQKTVAVERVSAPEESSFQAVEMQAVTQNRTGKKHGYQKRKENMSMNKLNAIKQILNDDSDQEHPNEEEYFDDSTEERFYNESSDSDSDSDDDFFIGKGKRKKKIAAVSSLSSAKEKDRLQKNLAKKEKNTVPGTVQDSVMEEGKRHAKASKIESMFCSSLSSSNQKSQKRRNIDNQPLKNERTAFLKKEPRLKKQPFAEAAGIKCDNKKARLEQPLHPSWEASKRRREQMSQITAFQGKKIIFDD